The following coding sequences lie in one Thermosulfuriphilus ammonigenes genomic window:
- the tadA gene encoding tRNA adenosine(34) deaminase TadA, whose translation MREGLDELFMAEALLEAERAQAAGEVPVGAVVVSPEGEILGRGHNLVITTCDPTAHAEINALRQAARKVGNYRLPGVTVYVTIEPCPMCAGALVLARVSRLVFGAGDPKSGACGSLYQIVQDQRLNHRLEVVAGVLENRCREIIQAFFRARR comes from the coding sequence ATGAGAGAGGGTCTGGATGAGCTCTTTATGGCAGAGGCCCTTCTTGAGGCCGAAAGGGCTCAGGCCGCCGGTGAGGTTCCTGTAGGGGCTGTAGTTGTCTCCCCTGAAGGCGAGATCCTTGGGCGGGGCCACAATCTGGTTATCACAACCTGTGATCCTACGGCCCATGCTGAGATCAACGCTCTTCGTCAGGCCGCCCGGAAGGTCGGTAATTACCGGCTGCCAGGGGTCACTGTCTACGTGACCATTGAGCCGTGTCCTATGTGTGCCGGAGCTTTGGTCCTGGCCCGGGTTTCGCGGCTGGTCTTTGGAGCAGGGGATCCAAAATCCGGGGCCTGTGGTTCCCTGTATCAGATAGTCCAGGATCAGCGCCTTAACCACCGTCTGGAGGTGGTGGCGGGGGTCCTGGAGAATCGCTGCCGGGAGATCATCCAGGCCTTCTTTAGAGCACGTCGCTAA
- a CDS encoding CooT family nickel-binding protein: MCQAKVVLLKGDQEEEIMKDVIWLEVKGDEVNLRTFFDPPSSLRATVEKIDFLKHIVYLRRSDDG; this comes from the coding sequence ATGTGTCAGGCTAAGGTTGTCCTCCTTAAGGGGGACCAGGAAGAAGAGATTATGAAGGATGTCATCTGGCTTGAGGTCAAAGGGGATGAGGTCAACCTGAGAACCTTCTTTGACCCTCCCTCTAGCCTGCGGGCCACCGTTGAGAAGATAGACTTCCTCAAACATATTGTTTATTTAAGGAGAAGTGATGATGGATGA
- a CDS encoding carbonic anhydrase: MKKIVAFVAIALLLTVGQVWASGHGAAGPSPSEALEKVVEGNNEFVSSHHPEYFSAYQTSQHPFVTLITCSDARVHMSALLKDPIDKMFVIRNIGNQLVVSHGSIDYGVLHLHTPILVILGHTHCGAVKAAMGDYRKETEAIRNELDHLHLPISADDGRGDFESRWLKNVERNVDWQVAQAISFYHDLVKEGKLVVVGAVYDFINAYGKGYGRMVIINVNGATSPEAIKRHSVTSKLSEKIKNLVVAAHH, from the coding sequence ACGGTTGGTCAGGTATGGGCTTCGGGGCACGGAGCTGCCGGCCCCAGCCCTTCGGAGGCCCTGGAGAAGGTAGTAGAGGGCAACAACGAATTTGTCTCCAGTCACCATCCGGAGTATTTTTCGGCTTATCAGACCTCTCAGCATCCTTTTGTCACCCTTATCACCTGCTCTGATGCCCGGGTGCATATGTCTGCCCTGCTCAAGGACCCCATCGATAAGATGTTTGTCATCCGCAACATTGGCAATCAACTGGTGGTCTCCCATGGGTCTATAGACTATGGGGTTCTTCACCTTCACACCCCTATTCTGGTCATCTTAGGGCACACGCACTGTGGGGCGGTCAAGGCGGCCATGGGAGATTATCGCAAGGAGACAGAGGCCATCCGTAATGAACTTGATCATCTCCATCTCCCTATCTCTGCTGACGACGGTCGGGGAGACTTTGAAAGCCGTTGGCTCAAGAATGTGGAGCGTAATGTGGACTGGCAGGTGGCCCAGGCCATCTCTTTTTATCACGACCTGGTCAAGGAGGGGAAACTGGTCGTGGTCGGGGCCGTCTATGACTTCATCAACGCCTATGGTAAGGGCTATGGTCGGATGGTCATCATCAATGTCAATGGAGCCACCTCTCCTGAGGCCATTAAGCGTCATTCTGTAACCAGCAAACTCTCCGAGAAGATCAAAAACCTGGTGGTGGCTGCTCACCACTGA